The genomic interval CCTTTAATTTCAAGTTTGTCAACAGACACTAGAATACATTGAGAGAACAGTGTCAGAAtatagggatcaatgaaagaaagccatctaaatatatgcatattagtctCCGCCTCAGTACCAACTGGTAGATTTtaaaatactctgatcttgtagattatttaggCAAATTTAAGGGTTAGGAAAGTATGTATGAATCATACAAAAACATATTTGGAGAGCCTTTATACACTATAATATATTGAGGAATAAAAAATATAGTTTGAATTCATCCAGACTTTTGTCATATTCAAGTTCAATCCATGGAACATTGTAAGGTGGATAAAAGTGTACCATAGGGGTTGAACAATAGTCTgtcactaatcatggaactgtatgACAATGGTGTAGTTGTGAACCATACACCAGGTTTCATAATgattccataatgattcaaattgGCTGCATGTCAGCATAATATCATCCACTAACGCTAGCGAACCTCAGGAAAAACAAAGAAATttaaatggaatagaatagaataatgcAAAAAGATAAACTACAAATTGAAGAAaacaaacactaaaacactgaCAGTTATGTGACGGTGGCTTCCGAAAGTGGCTAACATTTAACATGATACAATTTGTCAAATAAAATAGAGAAAAGCCTGGGCATAGTCTATAATTAAAACATTCTAAAGTGCATACATCCTCTCAGCAGGTTCAGCCCAACAGCAGCCTATAGCTTGAGTGTCCAAATTTCATCCACGCAAATTATGCGGGCACACAAATAAAATTCTGAATAACGGCACAGCTATTTACAGCCTATTTCACTGTGGAAAAGGGGCTGCAATACCTCATGTTGATATTATTTTCAATTTGCTTCCATATGGCTGGTTTCACATTAATCTCCAGAAATAATAAGGAATAATTCTCTAAAACAATTGCTATgtgtatttacaatccccttTACCTTACTAacttacctagctcttatcaatagctcttaagGTGCATGGAGAATGCTGTTATTTATATCAGGGGGAAAAAGTAGATACCTTTTCCCACTTGGAACCGGCAGGTTCACTCtaccttattcatggtttccttgcacgtaaaggtggtggaattatgagggcattaagtcaaggtcagaatacgacTTATCTGTAGACACATCCACCACACCTTGAATTCTTAGATCTCCACCACGAATTAATAGCGGGTGAATAACTCATActtaaattcaaggtcagaatacacagagagaaaAGTACATAAAAGGGAATAACGTTCCATTTACATGCGCTTAACTTGGGTCGGAATCAGGGCCatagagaaaagtgcataaaaagtTAATTATGTTCCATTTATGCACTGCTTAACAAGGGTCGGAATTGGCCCCATAGTGTTTTGCTTGGGACCAATGGAGTGAGTGCAATAGAAAGTGCTGCTAGGTATTTAGACCTCAGTCCCCCAAGTAATAATAACACCAAAAAAtattctacagaccctactgtGTAATCCCAACCCCACCTTTACTTCGGCacataaaatagtttttttactCTATAAGCCAATATGTAATTTATAGACCCAAAGTGTATTGCATTGGGACCAATGGAGTGAGTGGAGTAGCAAGTGCTGATGATTATTTAGACCTCAGTCTCCATGAAATAACTGCATATATAGATACTACAGACCCAACTAAGTATTCCCAACCCCACTTTTACCTCAGCACATAGAATCGTTTTTTCTCTACACCCCAATGTTTTGAACATACCAACCTGAACATTGTATTTTTCGAGAGTggtcttattttttattttatttaggagCATATTTGTATAATTGTTTCCATAAAGTCCTCTTTGCATTTGCTTATACGCACAATAAAAAAATGACATTGATTCAAATGTAATATCTTTGAATGAGTTATCCACATTGCAATGTTTTGAAAGGCTGTCTTTTATTTTTTTGGAGATTCCTAATTGCAACTCAAAAGTGACGTCATCGTTTGTGCCGCTAGTGAAGGGGAGCTTGGCCTTCTGTCGTTCTTACTGCCACGTTTAAAAACCGATTCATAACAAGGTACTCCAGTAAGTACATGACAATATCTGTGTTGACTGTTTGGTAAAATATTTGATAACACTATTGATATGCAAATATTGTGACTTATGTGTTGCTATTTTCACGaaaaaatagctagctagcaagttagcaattCAACTGGTGTTGTTTCAACCATACAATACTTCACTTGACTTGTTGAAAGTAGCTGGAGCTTGGCTGTTGGCTAAAGTAAGCTAGCTACTTAGTTTCCAGCGGAATCGTTAGCTGGCACTTAAAGACATGTGAAAGTAATGGTAGatacctagctaatgttagctagtgcgGCTAAGCTAACTAGAAATTAGCCATTGATcgtgactctcagttccattgcATTAAACATAAGTCATTGGATGAAGGCATCTTCTGTACGGGGGCGTTTTGTTAAAAGCCCCGACGCTCGGTCTGAACATTTTCACGCATGGCTTGAGTCATAAGGatcttatctttcatatcagtgaGAACCTTTTTGTTTTTTGAAAAGTATTTAAGTGGATATACACATTTttatagggttagtgttcccacatggccatatctccatgttatgGAAAACAGATGGAAGACAGGCACCACCTGTGCTAATTCGCTATCTAACGTTAGCATGATCGGGTGGAGGtacccatagctgtatggatctgtgctAAACAGCTACAAtatcttattttattttaaggatttTGTTTATCGCCGATGAAAGATGAGGGACATGTATACATACACCTATAATACATAAGACTTAATGTTtatggattttttattttatttttaagaatgCATAAAAAGCGATTAAAAACCACCCCTTAGTACCGCAGATCACAATCAATCTAATCCCAGCCTATTGCACCAAACTACAACGGGAAGATGTGGTCAGAAAATGGGAGAATGATGCCAGTGAGACCTTAGAGGGCTGCTTTGACTGTGCAGACTGGAGTGTGTTCAGAGGGAGCAAGTCTTGAGGCCACAAATTCAGTGAGGATATTATTGTTCCTTCCAAAACTTAAAAGTTATTTTCTAACAAAAAACCCATGATCACAAAGGATCTGAAAAGAAAATAGCATTTACCACTGGCAACAAGATTGAAGGTAAACTAATTCAATCCAAATTAAATAAACAGATGAAACGGGCCAAGAGAGTGTACAAGGATAAGGTGGAAAGGCTCTTTCAGGAAGGTAAAGCCAGAGGTGCTTGGAGAGTGTGAAAACACTGGCAGGCCTTAACACCCAAAATAAAAAGATTTTGTTGACTTTGCAGAGAAACTCaagtttttttaatttttttttcgATTTTGACCAATATGACTTTGCAATGGAAAAGAAGGAGCTGAACTCTGACCTAACATGTCACACACTGTAACAAATGTTGAGCTTCAACCAAAAGATGAAGATGCTGTATTTAAAAGGATAAAGTACCATGGCCAGACAACATTAGTGGTTGCCTACACTCAAGTTTGCTTACAAGCGGCACAGGGGTGTTGATGATGCAGTTCAGTCCCTACTGCAGAATGGTATTTGTGGATATCTCGAGTGCCTTTTTAATATAGTCCTCACTTAATGGGTTAAAAGCTCCAGAACATGAATGTCAATCCACATCTGATTCTCTGGGTCCTCTCCGTTCTGACAAATAGAGAACAGCTGGTCAGATTCAATTGTCTCATTGCGGCTTGTCCAGAACCATCTTTACAGAATCACCACAAGGCTCCGTCATCTCACCTGTTTTAGGAGCTCAGACCCAGAGATGATGTTCATCAAGTATTCAGATGACACAGTAATTATGGACACAGCAGGCAACTCAGAAGGGCACCTCCAGGCTGAAATGGACATGTTTTTACTGTGGTGTATACAGAACTACCTGGACCTCAATGCAACCAAAATCAAAGACCTGGTCATTGACTACAGAAGAGACCACCCTACCATCCCCACCACTGGAGATGAACAGACAGATCATTGAGCGAGTGGAGGACTACAAATTCCTAGGAACCATCATTGGCAACAAGTTAGCTCTCCgacaaaagaaacattgaacacattcactcaatgtcaacaatgtCTGTTATTTATACGGAAATGGAGAAAGTTTAATGTACAATCAATCCTCCAAGCATTTTATGCAGGGCATTCgggaagttttcagacccctcgacttttcccacattttgttacattagaggCTTATTCTAAAAAGGATTACATAACCCCCCCCCTtcaaatctgcacacaataccccataatgacaaagcaaaaacaggtttttagacatttttgcaaacctATTAAAAAcaaagataccttatttacataagtattcagaccctttgctatgagacttgaatttgagctcaggtgcatcctgtttccattgatcatccttgagctgtttctacaacttgattggactctacctgtggtaaattcaattgattggacatgatttggaaaggcacacacctgtctatataaagtcccacagttgacagtgcatgtcagagcaacaaccaagccatgaggtcaaaggaattatccgcagagctccgagacaggattgtgtcgaggcacagatttgggaaAGGGTACTAAATCTTGGTcccgggaggtgaccaagaaccccatggtcactctgacagagctccagagttcctctgtgaggatgggataaccttccagaaggacaaccatctctgcagcactccaccgatcaggcctttatggtagagtgccagacggaagccactcctcagtaaaatacacatgacagcccgcttggagtttgccaaaaggcacctaaagactctcagaccatgagcaatgagattctctggtctgatgaaacgaagattgaactctttgacctgagtgccaagcgtcacgtctggaggaaacctgacaccatccttacggtgaagcatggtggtggcagcaatcatgctgtggggatgttattcagcgacagggactgggagactagtcaggatcgagggaaagatgaacggagcacagtacagagatccttgacgaaaatctgctccagagcgctcaggacctctgactgggggcgaaggttcatctcccaacaggacaatgaccctaagcgcacagccaagacaacgctgagtggcttcggaacaagtctctgaatgttcttgaatggcccagccagacttgaacccgatcaaacatctctggagagacctgaaaatagctgtgcatcaatGCTCCAAcataacagagcttgagaggatctgcagagaatgggagaacctctccaaatacaggtgtgccaagcttgtagcgtcatacccaataagaatcaaggctttaatcactgccaaaggtgcttctacaaagtactgagtaaatggtctgaatacttatgttaatgtgatttcagtttatttttatacatttgcagaaagaaaaatatatacttttttttatttgtcGTTATGaagtattgtgcgtagattgagggaaaaaatacaatttaatcaattttggaacagggctgtaatgtaacaacttgaaaaaagtaaaggggtctgaataatttctgaatgcactgtatatgctttATAGAGTCCATCTTTGCCTTTTTAATATTACGGGTTTTAGGGAATATTGTTTGGTGCTCTAGGGAACAGATCAGATTCCATTTAACAGGGTAATAAGAATCGGTGGGAAGGTCATCAGAGCAAGCAAGTGTCTGCCATAGCATTGTTGCTGCACTTTTCAAATGAAAAGCCTCCGTGCAGCTGCTTTTGAATGCATGACCCTCATGGGACATTTGCAAGTGAATAGGTTGGTTTCCCCTTTAATGCTTGAAAGCGAAAATGCTACACACTTTCTCCAAATGGCTGAGATACCAGCAAACCCTATTCCAAGCATACTGGTATATAAACAAGGATAGCTACTTGCCCACAGTTACGTTTTTCGACATCACCATTATCAAGAACTTGAGAAATCTGAGAATTTATGACGCAACTTCAAACTTTAAATCTCAAGCCAACCAGTGGTCTGAAAAGCAACTCTCAGACAATTTAAAGTCCAAATAGGTTACAATATGTCATGTTGTGGAAAGTGTAATTTTAATGATTTGTCTGAAAACAACAGCAAGAGGTATTGTTGTGCAAGAAAGGTGAAAGTGTACTACATAGCCTAAGCAGATCATGTTCATTTTATTTGCGTAATCTATCCTGTACCTGCAGGCTATGAACTTTGTGTATTGCAGTAGTAATTGGCTCCCTGTTGGGATAATTTATGAGTGACACATTTTTGTGATGTTTTCAAAGGAATAAGGTGTATTCATCAGTAACACAATCCTCATACTCCTCTTGTTCACAGAAACAAAATGAATGTTGGCGTAGCGCACAGTGAGGTGAACCCCAACACTCGGGTCATGAACAGTCGAGGGATCTGGCTCACCTATGCCCTCGGTGTTGGAATGCTTCACATTGTGCTCTTGAGCATACCCTTCTTCAGTGTACCTGTGGTGTGGACTCTCACAAATGTTATACACAATTTTGTAAGTCATTTATCTTCTCATGCTTTAATAGCCTATCACCAGTTTGTTCTTCTTACTTTCAGCCATATCATGGTAACCCCCCCCCTTCCTTCAAAGTTGTTGCCTAGACAATTGTTGCTTCCTCATTGCACTGGCCTCTCATTGTTCCTTGCACAATCTGTTGAATAAAGAAACAAGGTCACTGACATGACAACTCACTATGTTTAACTGTTGTCCCCATATTGGAAAAGTCTTCTGTATCATGGCCCTAAGGATATATATATCCTGCTATTTCAGTTCAGCAGCTTATTGTTTACTGTATCTTTCGCTTGCCATTAACTGCTAATTCAGCAGGTATATGAAGACTTTTCACAGACCCTGTTATTTAATAGAATGTAGCATTCTCATTCAAATGACCTTATGTTCTCAGTGCCAAGTGTTGTAAAGGAACGTAGGAAGTGAATAACCAGAATATACTCACTCCAATGTCCCACGTATGACCTAGTAGTTCATAAAGTATCAGTTGAGGTAATTGTGAGAGGCTTTGGTCAGCTTTGCACCAGTAAGCAGATTTCACACGCACTCCGCTTCTTAGCATAAATACAGTTCCAATTCTATCCCAGCTCATTCCAAGGAAGGATGAATTcaaataaacattttattttaatgaACCAAAAGGACACGTAGTTGTGCTGCAACATCTACCCTCAGTCTCGGGCACCATTTGCTACTTTATGATTAGTTTGTCTTGTCTTAGTGGACTGTCTCTCATCATCAAGATTTGGACTCAttcactgtgtgtctgtcttgcAGGGGATGTATGTCTTCATGCATGCAGTGAAAGGCACTCCGTTTGAGACCCCAGACCAAGGCAAAGCACGGCTCCTGACACATTGGGAACAGTTGGACTACGGCGTGCAGTTCACATCATCCAGAAAATTCTTCACCATCTCCCCAATCATTTTGTATGTCGCCTCCCGTCATTTAGAACAAGAGGTTACATTTTTGTCCATTGGCTTTAGATACCCATTTTAGCATCCAATGCAGAAATAATTGCAAACTGTATGGGacggtttcccggacacagatcaatcctagtcctggactaaaaaccaCTTAAATCCTCCATtgagaatgtgttttagtccaggataggcttaatctgtgtctgggaaaccggccCTATAAATTCCAACTGTTGACCATGTTGCAGAGCTTTTTTTAACTGACACATTTGCTAACTTGTCTTATTTTTTCTCTCCCCCTAGATATTTTCTTGCAAGTTTCTACACGAAGTACGACACTACACACTTTGTCATAAACACTGCCTCCCTTTTGAGTGTGCTGATCCCCAAATTGCCACAACTACACGGAGTCCGCATCTTTGGCATCAACAAGTATTAAGCTGAGTGTTGAGAGTCAGTGGTGTGACAAACTCTCAAAGGAGCTATTGGCTCATAGCAAGATGAATAGTTGACCCTATTTACTCTGTACCACTGGAGTTTGTACTGAGCAGTTTTGTACGGTATGTGTAATTGTCACTCATTGTTTAGATACGCCAGGTTAAACTATAGTGAGAGACTTGGAGAGCGACGATAATTCCATGTGCATTACTAACTTAAGTAaatatttaattattattatttttaatctaCATAGACCTGGGCTGGCCCATGTTTAAAAAGTGGAGCtttttttgttctgtttttgtttGCCCTCACTTCACACAGTGACAAAGATTGCGTTCCTCCTTGTTACAATAAATGTTTCTCATCGTAACCGAAAGCCTTGGAAATATCAGATGCATTTTTAAAGATCATTTCTCCATAAAAGTAGGAGCCTATGGTTCAATGTTTGACACTTATTTTTAGATGGGTTATCATTGCTGAAAAGAACTGAACAATATGAAATACACATTTTGTATGATGTCCTTGGTATATGAATCATTTCTCATTGTTACTCAGTTATATAGGGCAGGCATTTTTTTCAGTGTATATAGTTGTATGTATAGGTTCATGTCTTTCTTGATGATTTTTCATAAGATGTTTTGTCAGATGAAAGTGTTTACTGAGAGGGGTCTACGGTTTGCCTATGTACCTATATTCATGTAGCTGTACTTGTTTAGGAGATCTCCTGGATGGTATTACCAAGGCAGCTAGTCCTGTTCTGTTTGGTCATGGCTTATCCACGGTATTCTTGGAGCTTTGTCAGCCCCTGTATCTAACATCATTAAAACATTTGTGCCCTTAAAAGCAGTGTGTATGTCTTAACTGGCTAAATTTATTGAGGGAAATGGATGGAAACCCATATTTTGACATGCACTGACTACAGTGGGAGATGAGCATAAAAACAAGCTGTGAATGCTTTTAAGTGATGTCACAGTGGCAAAAGCTTTGTTTAAAATGAAATGCAATAAAGTAAAACAATTTATGTAATCCAAAATGTCGTTACACCTTGATCTTATTCCTAAACCGTGTGTGCATAGTAATCTGACATGTGAGACTATCCAATTATAAAGGCAGAGCATTCCTGTAACAATTATGTGAACCGTAGGAATTAATTTTGGTACTGTTGGCTCAAAACTCCTTTGAAAACCTCAAAGCGGTGAGTCCGATATTTTTGAGCATCGATTTTATATTTACTCCCAAATGCCACATCGGTAGAGGCTGTTCCATAGAAGACTTCCTGGACTGGACTAGCAGCGTGGCACAAAAAATACAAGGCTCTCAAGTTACATACAGGTTGTTCCCGGTGCAGATGTACGGCTGACCGCTCTCCTCTGCACTGTCCTTGTCCCGCAGGACCCCACAGGTTGGCATGGTGGTGGTGCCATGTATTTCagagggtgaggagtcaggcaAAACAAACTCTTCAGGAGGGGTACTTATCATGGGTGTAGGCCCCACCACGCTGCCCACGTGCCACAAGGTCAATGCAGACCATGACAGCATGATTAAGTGGGTGAAAGCCTTTCCAGCAGCAACAATCCTCACTGCCTCGGGCTCAACGACTGCAGCCCCCACAGCCTCCATGCCTCTCtcctgccctgctctgctcttgctGCAGCCACAGCAGGCATGTAGTCCTGCATCTTGGCTTTCATAGAGGAGGTGAACAGCTGGCCTTTTAGTGCCACCGTCACTTGCTTGTCCTCATAATAGGACTTTGATCTGGTCAAAGGAGGGCATGCTGGTGTCTTGACCAGGAAAAGGTCCCCTAGACCTCCACAGTTTATTCTACCTGAGGGCGACAGATCAGATATGTGCATGTCCTTACTGCAGTCAATGTCTGGTGCATCACTGGCAAGGCATATAATGATCCCCAGAGGGTGAGGGTTGCCCTTATCCTTGCATGCCCCGTACTCTCTTGATGTGCTTCAGTTCAGGTAACGGGTACACTGTGGCAAACTCCTTTATCAAACGAGAGGTTTCTTTCTTGTTGACGATGGGAGCTGCAAAGGCCTCGATTAGCTCAGCGTCATGTGAGTGAACGTTGGACAGCACAGGATTAGCGACCCAGGAGTCTATGTCACACTCAGATTATTTGATGCGTTTGGACTGTGGCTCCATTTCACATAGTACCTGTGTTAAAAAGATTTTCAACCACAAATCTGGCCAAAGAACTCAGATCCAGACAATGTTTACATAAaatgggtgattctgcaactttGGGCACTTTGGCCAAGTTAAACATATTCAAACACCATTTTACCAGTATTTTAATTGTCTTTGATTTGTCTAGAAACAATATCTGAAAACAGCTGCATTTGTACTATTTTTGTCATTTTTCCCAGACAGCCAGACAAATGTAATTTGCATCATGTCATTAATCATCCATTTTAGTTGAAAATTAAATGAACTTATTTTTAACACATTTCTTATGTGTACATGAACTTGTATTGAATATTATTTTTTGTGATTAAGGTTTTCCTAAAATGAATAATTCAACACGACGCCTGAATGTATAAacttgccttggtgacagctgaaaacatttatgaaaaataaGATACCCAACCTTTTTGTGAGATTATGATTTCCCTATCTAAAACAAATCAATCAATGTAAATGATCAATCAATGTAAATTATACATATACT from Oncorhynchus kisutch isolate 150728-3 linkage group LG26, Okis_V2, whole genome shotgun sequence carries:
- the ormdl1 gene encoding ORM1-like protein 1 yields the protein MNVGVAHSEVNPNTRVMNSRGIWLTYALGVGMLHIVLLSIPFFSVPVVWTLTNVIHNFGMYVFMHAVKGTPFETPDQGKARLLTHWEQLDYGVQFTSSRKFFTISPIILYFLASFYTKYDTTHFVINTASLLSVLIPKLPQLHGVRIFGINKY
- the LOC109871260 gene encoding LOW QUALITY PROTEIN: probable inactive tRNA-specific adenosine deaminase-like protein 3 (The sequence of the model RefSeq protein was modified relative to this genomic sequence to represent the inferred CDS: inserted 2 bases in 2 codons; deleted 3 bases in 2 codons; substituted 1 base at 1 genomic stop codon), whose translation is MFNLAKVPKVAESPILYSWVANPVLSNVHSHDAELIEAFAAPIVNKKETSRLIKEFATVYPLPELKHIKRVRACKDKGNPHPLGIIICLASDAPDIDCSKDMHISDLSPSGRINCGGLGDLFLVKTPACPPLTRSKSYYEDKQVTVALKGQLFTSSMKAKMQDYMPAVAAARRAGQERGMEAVGAAVVEPEAVRIVAAGXGFHPLNHAVMVCIDLVARGQRGGAYTHDKYPSCTTMPTCGVLRDKDSAEESGQPYICTGNNLYVTXEPCIFCATLLVQSRXVFYGTASTDVAFGSKYKIDAQKYRTHRFEVFKGVLSQQYQN